The Microbulbifer sp. YPW1 genome contains a region encoding:
- a CDS encoding DUF4347 domain-containing protein — protein MELNEFSRSSLAQAINQQGRRLTSLHRTLEKRVLLDASVAADVSHTSNDSGLAGDTAGDDATAALNSDKQNGEQDDVKKPFSEIQESDTTEKTELVVIDLQLTNAQALVDDLIQQASDVTTTGDALQLTIGERSITLLALDIDDGLDTVTGFLQDSRQTFDAIHLISHGGPGGIDVGGDALSLASLAGDNGSDHSAQLQSWGDNLSAEADILLYGCNTGYSLTGEQFIQQLASLTGADVAASDDATGSTLRGGDWELEQQQGNVETDIVFSQLLQGTWEGLMVATPSATVDAPSEDFINESTDIGFSFDNDGDTTGYGPFIDVVAGPGLEIESVNGLNGANVETYTYENGQWVDSGGNPVLYHPYDFNQTGLIPLPPGQEGSTWYAIQLPFGSFSPDQPSFDFSISALLNEAAGAMVGVPIPIWVRPGFAFGNDPLNNPDVDPPILSNPIETTVTPTVIDVIKTAQDGDGDNASIGDDGETVTGPSEPVTWQVSVDIANLSTIENLVVSEEVPNNFYYLPGNVTVTDAGGNTLQEGVDYILTEPPEGANNDAELIVEFLNPITGIEGGGDIVITYTGYVPDVDANGNAIVINDAANDAVRNTASVTGNYQGDGISDSADEVITATATALQKSVIVIEDNGAAGNTPGDRLQYTLTLQVSDYMELANLMLSDTMQDGIQIDPDSFTFELFVNGTTFGPDALGAGNVSVLENDPGDGSTDISINLSQELIDLGVSADGSLVGDLFADDVTQGTTTITITYEATIREFYLATGEPVNNFDVITNQSTVSGTATSANGGNVENGSGESVQIAGAESSKSVYAVEGSTDPADLSEISVGEAVTFAIDIDLSTIDNNGVTITDYLPSPVFDAIPPTFINTGEGASIPGVNFWGFGPATDFDAFPPGYLESFNVTVSADDTNNSITWNFVPIDQIDSQGGHVQLLFTVRVQDEPFTDGLFLTNVAQVTVDGTEESVTLPPGNIQIEVTSPEINVTKGVIGTDDGSGVFDPNVTGPVTFDPAGTPGDGSAPWTGDITSDGLDTSPIDSNLSEVDAGDTVRFAITLENTGGSDAFNLVISDTLPDGFEIPPGGVNLQVFTGDGTPVSFSGDLFSGGITLDDPSADEGALNEGRDPDTGPTTDGSNIIIITYDLIATDAVQPGQIIENTAQLEQYGGVDGGNDYTDGNTNINWQDDATVTLRENTVDKTLDGTSINGPNNADNEAVIGEVITYTLTLTIAEGVTPSASIVDTLDDGLVFLGITNVTSSSGDIQNGSGAAWSGSDIGTSTNGQQVIFDLGDLNNVNRDNTVDEVITITYEVLVANDVVNQSGDQLNNRAQFIWDSTADGIDNPTVNDTDSAANVTVIEPDLQVDKSLTNTTQPIDAGDPVQYTIVISHTGFSDTDAFDATFFDTLPPELENVSLASATLTVNGFDTDVSNLFVVNGNTIEMAPDASFDLLLGDTLTLVIDANVVSDVTLGSQVINTAIVDWESIDGDDPNERTGEDGAGGALNDYETDGSFQFTVASVEAGKSILSSSVEDEFNGLTEAVIGEEVTYQASFEVPEGVVFNAQVLDTLPVGMEFVSFDGVIIGDDLIVTPADSFGAPTVTVNGDGTTTLDFGTANVANIGTDNVADLITVVYTVRVTNVETNQAGTQLTNNAQFITDEGTSEASTTVDVIEPVLTIDKTADITSGDNGDQVSYTITITNPDDGSSTTAYDISFTDQLPAELDNVSISATLELGGATSDVSGFFTFDPATNQLAIDPQAELDIIPGTTVTITVSGTLIDTIAGDTITNTADIDWSSLDGDIDGERTGEQGPGGPLNDYATNDSVDISVNAPEIEKTLVSTSQNDTLNDDTEATIGEIATFSVTVTLPEASITGTITDVYGPGFEFLELVSVTVSDPDAIQFDPDSVTAIDDPANNTVGFDFGTLENTDTDNTTDETITFVYRLRVEDIPSNVDGTTLTNDATLDYDTDGDGTPDASISDSASVDVVEPLLDIDKQLLSDSPLTLGGIATFQFTIQLDPASGGHAYDVTVEDALPPFLSGVENVQIDVIGGSPTIVDNSTANLLSLEISEIDPSTVITVTVDYRVTSDPAVVGETTTNIVEGEYSSLDTPEGGDDSAIEREYDDSDEVSAPIEAVDLFVDKDDGGISAEPGDQITYTIDYGNNGNIDATGVVITESLPEYVTFDPADNPGWTLNGDTLTFNVGDLVAGETGSVELIVTVIDPLPAGVEETNNTVSIDGDETNGTDPTPEDNTDEDVTPLIAAPDYVIDKVEEFDDPAFPGETISWSITITNEGNQDGTGVTITDQLPSTPFVSGYTASDGGVVDTDAGTVVWDIGDLAVGETVTVTLTGVVADEVPPRIPLQTNAAEVTDDGTNGPDPTPENNVDSEPFDITEVDLSITKDDGGISTTPGGTVVYTLTYNNLGTALADNVVITETLPEYATFDAANSTAGWVDNGDGTLTFDLGTLDPGATGTVDFAVIVDEPLPAGVEEILNSTEISYDDGRGPDQNIDNNTDDDNTPIDAQPDYVIDKIENFDDPANPGDTIEWTIEVSNQGNQDGTGVVVTDQLPDTSLFSDFTASDGGVIDLDAGTVTWDIGDLAAGDSVTFTLTAVVADSVPTNIPTQTNTVTVDDDGTNGADPTPDNNTDSEDLDITYVDLAIDKDDGGITVEPGDTLVYTLNYANNGTADASGVVITESLPEYATFDAANSDPRWVDQGDGTFTLELNTLAAGETGSVEFAVIIDEPIPTGVEETSNTTTIEDDGNTGPDQNLVDNEDDEVTPIDGRPDYVIDKIENFDDPAHPGDTIQWTITITNEGNQDGTGVVITDDLPSVILFSEFSASDGGVITLVPGTVTWDIGDLAVGESATVTLTAVVADRIPANFPPQINSVEVTDDGTNGPDPTPENNVDAEPLDITFVDLAIRKSINDEDGVAQPGELVTYTLRYTNLGTETATGATISESLPENTTFDAANSTPGWTLVGDEYVIDIGDVGPGEEGSVQFAVIIDNPIPSGVEAFTNIAVIDDDGSSGPDQNESNNTSTDRDDPSVIVNAAPDYVIDKIENFDDPANPGDPIEWTIQVSNEGNQDGTGVVVTDTLPDTSLFNSFVASDGGVIDLATGTVTWNIGDLAAGDSITLSLKAVVNEAVPTNIPPQINSVVVEDDGNNGEDPTPENNRDDETLEIQYVDLFIDKEYDGPVPEPTDTIVYTLTYGNRGTATSNGVVITETLPPNTSFDAANSTPGWVQNGDTLTFDVGTLAPGEEATITFAVIIDYPLAATVQQIDNTAFITDDGGNGPDQNTEDNTDADEIEIRNDTNVDNITLSQLHGDYIYPPREWERMAPELHGRLISNETRDISANLQGGRSGDHYDPAFGPVDGRYYPNDWSRVFSNDLSIDTSDDNDGEKSSPLELDEDTGRYRANSLFGDFERPAASPELPAGAPGWAPEAEPLPSPLQSSPPSGEPLNLSPERSQLQQQLDEISREIDESRVSPLLVALAELSAEEARQGQAN, from the coding sequence GCCACCGTCGACGCACCCAGCGAAGACTTTATCAACGAGTCCACGGATATCGGTTTCTCCTTCGACAACGACGGTGATACTACCGGCTATGGTCCCTTCATCGATGTTGTGGCCGGCCCTGGGCTGGAGATCGAAAGCGTCAATGGCCTCAACGGCGCAAATGTTGAGACCTACACCTATGAAAACGGGCAATGGGTAGATAGCGGTGGTAACCCTGTGTTGTACCACCCTTACGATTTCAATCAGACAGGGCTCATTCCCCTGCCCCCGGGTCAGGAGGGTTCGACCTGGTACGCTATTCAGCTGCCGTTCGGATCCTTCTCTCCGGACCAGCCCTCATTTGATTTCAGTATTTCGGCGCTGCTTAACGAGGCTGCCGGCGCCATGGTCGGTGTACCTATTCCCATCTGGGTGAGACCCGGTTTTGCCTTCGGCAATGACCCGCTGAACAACCCGGACGTCGACCCACCCATCCTGTCCAATCCGATCGAAACCACGGTCACTCCCACCGTCATCGATGTGATCAAGACGGCCCAGGATGGCGACGGCGACAACGCCTCCATCGGCGATGACGGCGAGACGGTCACTGGCCCCAGCGAACCGGTCACCTGGCAGGTGAGTGTGGATATTGCCAACCTGTCGACCATTGAAAACCTGGTCGTCAGCGAGGAGGTGCCAAATAATTTCTATTATCTGCCGGGCAATGTCACGGTCACCGATGCCGGCGGCAACACCCTGCAGGAGGGCGTCGACTACATACTCACCGAGCCCCCGGAGGGCGCAAACAACGATGCCGAGCTGATCGTTGAGTTCCTCAATCCGATAACCGGTATCGAGGGCGGCGGTGACATCGTTATTACCTACACCGGCTATGTGCCGGACGTCGATGCCAATGGCAATGCGATTGTTATCAATGATGCCGCCAATGATGCGGTGCGCAACACTGCCAGTGTTACCGGCAATTACCAAGGAGACGGCATCAGCGATAGCGCCGATGAGGTAATCACCGCCACCGCAACCGCGCTGCAGAAAAGCGTGATAGTCATCGAGGACAATGGCGCCGCCGGCAATACGCCAGGCGATCGCCTGCAGTACACATTGACCCTGCAGGTTTCCGATTACATGGAACTGGCCAACCTGATGCTGTCCGACACTATGCAGGACGGCATTCAGATAGATCCGGATTCGTTTACCTTCGAGCTCTTCGTCAACGGTACCACCTTCGGCCCGGATGCCCTGGGCGCAGGCAACGTCTCCGTGTTGGAAAATGATCCCGGTGACGGCAGCACCGATATCAGTATCAATCTTTCCCAGGAACTGATCGACCTGGGTGTCAGCGCCGACGGCAGTCTGGTGGGCGACCTGTTCGCGGACGATGTCACCCAGGGCACCACTACTATCACCATCACCTACGAGGCCACCATTCGCGAGTTCTATCTCGCCACCGGCGAACCAGTAAATAACTTCGACGTGATCACCAACCAGTCTACGGTTAGCGGCACTGCCACCTCTGCCAACGGCGGCAATGTTGAAAACGGCAGTGGTGAAAGTGTGCAGATTGCCGGAGCCGAGTCCAGCAAAAGTGTCTACGCGGTGGAGGGCAGTACCGACCCCGCCGACCTGAGTGAGATCAGTGTCGGTGAGGCGGTGACCTTTGCCATTGATATCGACCTGAGCACCATCGATAACAACGGCGTCACCATCACCGATTACCTGCCCTCGCCGGTATTCGACGCCATTCCGCCCACTTTCATCAATACCGGAGAAGGCGCCAGCATTCCGGGCGTAAATTTCTGGGGTTTCGGGCCAGCCACGGATTTTGATGCTTTCCCGCCCGGCTACCTGGAAAGTTTCAATGTCACAGTTTCCGCCGACGACACCAACAATTCGATTACCTGGAATTTTGTCCCTATCGATCAGATCGATTCCCAGGGCGGGCATGTCCAATTACTGTTTACCGTGCGGGTACAAGATGAACCCTTTACCGATGGGTTGTTTCTTACCAATGTGGCACAAGTCACCGTGGACGGCACCGAGGAGAGCGTGACGCTTCCGCCGGGCAATATCCAGATCGAAGTGACCTCGCCAGAGATCAATGTCACCAAAGGGGTGATTGGCACCGATGACGGCAGCGGTGTATTCGATCCCAACGTCACCGGCCCGGTGACCTTCGACCCCGCCGGCACTCCTGGCGACGGCAGCGCCCCCTGGACCGGCGACATTACCAGTGACGGACTCGACACCTCGCCCATCGACTCCAATCTCAGTGAAGTGGATGCCGGCGATACCGTTCGCTTTGCCATTACCCTGGAAAACACTGGCGGCTCCGATGCGTTCAACCTGGTGATCAGCGATACCCTGCCGGATGGATTTGAAATTCCCCCGGGTGGGGTCAACCTGCAGGTTTTCACCGGCGACGGCACGCCAGTCAGTTTTTCCGGTGACCTGTTCAGTGGTGGCATTACTCTGGACGATCCGTCTGCGGATGAAGGCGCCCTCAATGAGGGCCGCGACCCGGATACCGGCCCCACTACCGATGGTAGCAACATCATCATCATCACCTATGACCTGATTGCCACCGATGCGGTGCAGCCGGGGCAGATCATCGAGAACACCGCGCAACTGGAGCAATACGGTGGCGTCGACGGTGGCAACGACTACACCGACGGTAACACCAATATCAACTGGCAGGACGACGCTACGGTAACCCTGCGTGAAAACACCGTGGACAAAACGCTGGATGGCACCAGCATCAATGGCCCCAACAACGCAGACAATGAAGCCGTCATTGGCGAGGTCATTACCTATACCCTGACCCTGACTATTGCCGAGGGTGTTACTCCGTCGGCGAGCATCGTCGACACCCTGGACGACGGGCTGGTGTTCCTCGGCATTACCAATGTCACTTCATCATCCGGAGATATCCAGAACGGTTCCGGCGCAGCCTGGAGTGGCAGTGACATCGGCACGTCCACCAACGGCCAGCAGGTCATCTTTGATCTCGGCGACCTGAACAACGTCAACCGCGACAATACTGTTGATGAGGTCATCACCATCACGTACGAGGTACTGGTGGCAAATGATGTGGTCAACCAGAGCGGGGACCAGCTGAACAACCGCGCCCAGTTTATCTGGGATTCCACTGCGGACGGGATCGACAACCCGACGGTCAATGACACGGATTCTGCGGCAAACGTCACGGTGATTGAGCCGGATTTGCAGGTGGACAAATCGCTCACCAACACAACCCAGCCGATTGATGCGGGCGATCCGGTACAGTACACCATTGTGATTTCCCACACCGGTTTTTCCGATACCGATGCGTTCGATGCAACCTTTTTCGACACCCTGCCGCCGGAATTGGAGAACGTCTCACTGGCCAGCGCTACCCTGACGGTCAACGGCTTCGATACCGATGTCTCCAACCTGTTCGTGGTGAACGGCAATACCATCGAGATGGCCCCGGATGCCAGTTTTGACCTGCTGCTCGGCGACACCCTGACTCTGGTCATCGATGCCAATGTGGTCAGCGATGTCACGCTGGGTTCCCAGGTGATCAATACCGCCATCGTGGACTGGGAAAGCATCGACGGCGATGACCCGAACGAACGCACCGGTGAGGACGGCGCCGGCGGCGCGCTCAATGATTATGAGACGGATGGCAGTTTCCAGTTCACTGTCGCCAGTGTAGAAGCGGGCAAAAGCATCCTTAGCAGCTCGGTGGAAGACGAGTTCAACGGCCTCACCGAGGCGGTGATTGGCGAGGAAGTCACCTACCAGGCCAGCTTTGAAGTCCCGGAAGGGGTGGTGTTCAACGCACAAGTCCTCGACACGCTGCCGGTGGGGATGGAGTTTGTCAGCTTTGACGGCGTTATTATCGGCGACGATCTGATCGTCACGCCGGCCGACAGTTTTGGCGCGCCCACCGTGACCGTCAACGGTGACGGCACCACGACTCTGGATTTCGGCACGGCAAACGTGGCCAACATAGGCACCGACAATGTGGCCGACCTGATCACCGTGGTGTATACGGTGCGCGTCACCAATGTCGAGACCAACCAGGCCGGCACACAACTGACCAACAACGCCCAGTTCATAACCGACGAAGGTACCTCCGAGGCCTCCACTACGGTCGACGTGATCGAACCGGTACTGACCATCGACAAGACCGCCGATATCACCAGCGGCGACAACGGCGACCAGGTCAGCTACACGATTACCATTACCAATCCCGACGATGGCAGCAGCACCACCGCCTACGACATCAGTTTTACCGACCAACTTCCGGCGGAGCTGGATAACGTCAGTATCAGTGCAACCCTGGAGTTGGGCGGTGCGACCTCCGATGTCAGCGGCTTTTTCACCTTCGACCCCGCGACCAACCAACTGGCGATCGACCCCCAGGCAGAACTGGACATCATCCCGGGTACCACCGTCACCATCACCGTCAGCGGGACACTGATCGACACCATTGCAGGGGATACGATTACCAATACCGCCGATATCGACTGGTCGAGTCTCGACGGCGATATCGATGGCGAGCGCACCGGCGAGCAGGGACCGGGTGGCCCGCTGAATGACTACGCCACCAACGACAGCGTGGATATCTCGGTGAACGCACCGGAAATTGAAAAAACTTTGGTATCCACCTCCCAGAACGATACGCTCAACGACGATACCGAGGCGACCATTGGCGAGATTGCCACCTTCTCGGTCACTGTCACCCTGCCCGAGGCCTCCATCACCGGCACCATTACTGATGTTTACGGACCGGGCTTCGAATTTCTCGAGCTGGTGAGCGTCACCGTCAGCGACCCCGATGCCATCCAGTTCGACCCCGACAGCGTGACGGCAATCGACGACCCGGCCAACAACACCGTCGGCTTCGATTTCGGCACCCTGGAAAACACCGATACCGACAACACCACCGATGAAACCATCACCTTTGTCTATCGCCTGCGCGTCGAGGACATTCCCAGCAATGTCGATGGCACCACACTGACCAACGATGCGACCCTGGATTACGATACGGACGGCGATGGCACGCCCGATGCCAGCATCAGCGACAGTGCCTCCGTGGACGTGGTCGAACCCCTGCTGGATATCGATAAACAACTGCTGAGCGACTCGCCCCTCACACTGGGCGGTATTGCCACCTTCCAGTTCACCATACAGCTCGACCCGGCCAGCGGCGGCCACGCCTACGATGTCACCGTCGAGGATGCCCTGCCCCCCTTCCTGTCGGGGGTGGAAAATGTGCAGATCGATGTGATCGGCGGCTCGCCCACCATCGTCGACAACTCCACGGCCAACCTGCTGTCACTGGAAATCAGTGAAATCGATCCCTCCACTGTCATCACCGTGACCGTGGATTATCGCGTAACCAGCGACCCCGCCGTCGTCGGCGAGACCACCACCAATATTGTCGAGGGCGAATACTCCAGCCTCGACACCCCGGAGGGCGGCGACGACAGCGCAATCGAGCGCGAGTATGACGATAGCGATGAGGTCTCAGCCCCCATCGAGGCAGTAGATCTTTTCGTAGACAAAGACGATGGCGGTATTAGCGCCGAGCCCGGTGACCAGATTACCTACACCATCGACTACGGCAACAATGGCAACATCGATGCCACCGGGGTGGTCATTACCGAAAGCCTGCCGGAGTACGTTACCTTCGACCCGGCCGATAATCCGGGCTGGACCCTGAATGGTGACACTCTGACATTTAATGTCGGTGATCTGGTCGCCGGTGAAACCGGTTCGGTGGAACTGATCGTTACCGTGATCGATCCACTACCCGCCGGTGTGGAGGAGACGAACAATACCGTCTCCATCGACGGCGACGAAACCAATGGCACCGACCCGACGCCGGAGGACAACACCGACGAGGACGTGACTCCGCTGATCGCCGCACCGGATTATGTGATCGATAAAGTCGAGGAGTTTGATGACCCCGCCTTCCCGGGTGAAACCATCAGCTGGAGCATCACCATCACCAATGAGGGCAACCAGGACGGTACCGGTGTGACCATTACCGACCAGCTGCCATCCACGCCCTTTGTTTCCGGGTATACCGCCAGCGATGGCGGTGTCGTGGATACCGATGCGGGAACCGTGGTGTGGGATATCGGTGATCTCGCCGTCGGTGAAACCGTCACGGTCACGCTTACCGGCGTCGTGGCAGATGAGGTACCGCCGCGGATTCCGCTGCAGACCAATGCGGCGGAAGTCACCGACGATGGCACCAACGGCCCCGACCCGACTCCGGAAAATAATGTCGACAGCGAACCCTTCGACATTACCGAAGTGGATCTATCCATCACCAAAGACGACGGCGGTATCAGTACCACGCCCGGTGGCACCGTTGTTTACACCCTGACGTACAATAACCTCGGCACCGCACTGGCAGACAATGTGGTCATCACCGAGACACTGCCGGAATACGCCACTTTTGATGCAGCGAATTCCACCGCTGGCTGGGTGGATAACGGTGATGGCACTCTGACATTTGACCTCGGCACTCTGGATCCGGGAGCAACCGGTACCGTGGACTTTGCGGTGATCGTCGACGAGCCGCTGCCTGCGGGTGTCGAGGAAATACTGAACAGTACCGAGATTTCCTATGATGACGGCCGCGGGCCGGACCAGAATATTGACAACAACACTGATGATGACAATACCCCGATTGATGCCCAGCCCGATTATGTGATCGACAAAATCGAGAACTTCGATGACCCAGCCAATCCCGGCGATACCATCGAGTGGACCATCGAGGTCAGTAACCAGGGCAATCAGGACGGTACTGGTGTGGTGGTAACCGATCAGCTGCCAGATACGAGCCTGTTCAGCGACTTCACCGCCAGCGACGGCGGTGTGATTGATCTCGATGCCGGCACCGTAACCTGGGACATCGGCGACCTCGCTGCCGGGGATTCGGTGACCTTCACCCTCACCGCGGTGGTAGCGGATTCCGTGCCCACCAATATCCCCACCCAGACCAATACGGTAACGGTGGACGATGACGGCACCAACGGAGCAGACCCGACCCCGGACAACAACACCGACAGTGAAGATCTCGATATCACCTATGTGGATCTCGCCATCGACAAGGACGACGGCGGCATTACCGTCGAGCCCGGCGATACCCTGGTCTACACACTGAATTACGCCAACAACGGGACCGCCGATGCCAGCGGTGTGGTAATCACCGAGTCCCTGCCGGAATACGCGACCTTCGATGCCGCCAATTCCGACCCGCGCTGGGTGGATCAAGGGGATGGCACTTTCACGCTCGAGCTCAACACCCTCGCCGCGGGAGAAACCGGCAGTGTGGAATTTGCGGTAATCATTGATGAGCCGATTCCCACCGGCGTCGAGGAGACCAGTAACACCACCACCATCGAAGACGATGGCAATACCGGCCCCGACCAGAACCTCGTAGACAATGAAGACGACGAGGTTACTCCAATCGACGGTCGACCGGACTATGTGATCGACAAGATCGAGAACTTCGACGATCCGGCGCACCCCGGTGACACCATCCAGTGGACCATCACGATCACCAATGAGGGCAACCAGGATGGCACCGGTGTAGTGATCACCGACGACCTTCCCAGCGTCATTTTATTTTCCGAGTTCAGCGCCAGTGATGGCGGTGTCATTACCCTGGTTCCAGGTACGGTAACCTGGGATATTGGCGACCTTGCCGTTGGCGAAAGTGCTACTGTAACGCTGACTGCAGTGGTGGCCGATCGCATCCCAGCCAACTTCCCCCCTCAGATCAATAGTGTCGAGGTTACTGACGATGGAACCAACGGCCCAGATCCCACCCCAGAAAACAATGTCGACGCGGAACCACTGGATATCACGTTTGTCGATCTTGCGATTAGAAAATCTATCAATGATGAGGATGGCGTGGCCCAGCCGGGTGAACTGGTTACTTACACTTTGCGTTACACCAACTTGGGAACAGAGACCGCTACCGGTGCAACCATAAGTGAGAGTCTCCCGGAAAACACTACATTCGATGCAGCAAACTCCACGCCGGGTTGGACACTGGTGGGCGATGAATACGTGATTGATATTGGTGATGTAGGGCCCGGAGAAGAGGGATCCGTACAGTTTGCGGTCATAATCGACAATCCAATACCATCCGGCGTTGAGGCTTTCACGAATATTGCCGTCATAGACGATGATGGCAGCAGCGGCCCGGACCAAAACGAATCAAATAACACGTCGACCGATCGAGACGATCCATCAGTCATCGTCAATGCGGCTCCAGACTACGTCATCGACAAAATCGAAAACTTCGATGACCCGGCCAACCCGGGAGACCCCATCGAGTGGACCATCCAGGTATCCAATGAGGGCAATCAGGATGGCACCGGCGTCGTGGTTACCGATACCCTGCCGGACACCAGCCTGTTCAATTCCTTCGTTGCCAGTGATGGCGGCGTTATTGATCTCGCCACTGGTACCGTGACCTGGAACATCGGCGATCTGGCCGCGGGTGATTCCATCACCCTGAGCCTGAAAGCGGTGGTCAACGAAGCGGTACCCACCAATATTCCGCCCCAGATCAATTCTGTGGTGGTGGAAGATGATGGCAACAATGGCGAGGACCCGACACCGGAAAATAACCGCGACGATGAAACCCTGGAAATCCAGTACGTCGATTTGTTTATCGACAAGGAATACGACGGTCCCGTACCTGAACCCACGGATACCATTGTCTACACCCTGACCTATGGTAACCGCGGTACGGCCACCTCAAACGGTGTGGTCATTACCGAAACCCTACCCCCCAACACCAGCTTCGATGCCGCCAACTCAACACCGGGCTGGGTACAGAACGGCGATACCCTCACGTTCGATGTCGGCACCTTGGCACCGGGAGAGGAAGCCACCATCACCTTCGCGGTCATCATTGACTACCCGCTGGCCGCCACGGTGCAGCAGATCGACAACACCGCCTTCATTACCGACGACGGTGGCAATGGCCCCGATCAAAATACCGAGGACAATACTGACGCCGATGAAATTGAGATTAGAAACGACACCAACGTCGATAACATTACGCTCTCGCAGCTGCACGGGGACTACATCTATCCACCGCGAGAATGGGAGCGGATGGCGCCGGAGTTACACGGCCGCCTGATCTCCAATGAGACACGGGACATTTCGGCGAACCTCCAGGGCGGTCGCAGCGGCGACCACTACGACCCGGCATTCGGTCCGGTGGATGGCCGCTATTATCCCAACGACTGGTCGCGGGTTTTCAGCAACGATCTCAGCATCGATACCAGTGACGACAACGACGGTGAGAAGTCCAGCCCGCTGGAGCTGGATGAAGACACCGGTCGCTACCGTGCAAACTCCCTGTTCGGAGACTTCGAACGCCCGGCGGCGAGTCCGGAACTGCCCGCCGGCGCGCCGGGATGGGCGCCGGAGGCCGAGCCACTGCCGTCACCACTACAGTCCTCGCCGCCTTCCGGCGAGCCACTCAATCTTTCACCGGAGCGCAGCCAGCTGCAGCAGCAGCTGGATGAAATCTCCCGGGAAATAGACGAGTCCCGCGTATCGCCACTGCTGGTGGCACTGGCAGAACTGAGTGCGGAGGAGGCCCGACAGGGACAGGCGAACTAG